GTATATCACGATTGACCTGACGAAAATTTCGCAGGTGGGTAGTTTGTACGACGACTATGTGTTGCCGTTACGTATTTCTTCTTCTATCGGCGAACCGATGGGAAAGAGCAAATATACGAAGGTGTTAGCACATATCGGTTTCAAAAACAATTACTCAGGTATCTATAGTGGTAAAGGGGTAGTGACCCAACAAGGAACAAGTTACACCACCGAGACTACCAGTACGCACCTATATGCCATCAATAATGATGTCTGCTATATGTTTGTAGGTGAAAAGACGCGATTGAATACGGCTGATTATCTGGATTATGTGGTGGAAATTCATCGTGACATGTTTGGTAATATAACGCTTGTTTCGAAGAATCCGGACTTGCAGTTTAACCCTTATAGTGCCAAGTTAACACGTAAGTATACCCACAACTATACGGACCAGCGCTACTACACAGAGGTGACTACCATCGAAATGTCGTATGCATACGTAGACAATACGCAAGGTGAACCGTTGAAGATGACGTTCGACGGTACCTTCTCCATGTCGAGAGATGTATTGCGTGTGGAATACCCGGATGTGGATGTAGAAGAGTAACCCAATAACCCTAAATGTAATAGTATATGAAAATTGTAAAGTATTTCTTTTTCGCTTCACTGCTGGCATTAGGTGCGTGTGGTGATGACGATAATAATAAAGATAACGGAACGCTTGCCGATGTGGTTGAATTGAAAGTGGACCTTACGGATATCAGTATCGCGCAGGGTGATGAACGGATAGTGAATATCCTTTCCGGAAATGGTGAATATGTGGTGGTTTCCGCCAATGATAAGGTGGTGACGGCAGAAGTGGAAGGTAATACCGTGAAGCTAAAAGCTCTAGAAAGAGATAATCATGCACAAAGTGTGGTATACCTGACGGACAAATACGAACAGCGTGTCAAAATTATGGTGACTACGGCTGCGACATTTGATTTGAAACTCAGCCAAACTCTGTTCACGCTTTATTCGCAAGTGGAGGGTGCTGATGAGGCGGAAGTTCGTATTTATACTGGTAATGGTGGATATACGGTGGGCTTTCATCAGGAAGAAGGTGAGATCGCCGTTCCCGATTGCATACAACTTTATACCGACGCCCTGGAAGAAACGGAAAAGTTCAGAATCAAAGGTATTGCACAAGGAAGTGCGGAGCTTGAGGTGAAAGACCGACAAGGTAAAACAGCCTACGTGACCGTCAATGTGATTGCTCCGAAACCGATATTGACAGATGCCGATGAAGATGGAGTCACTATTAACGGAGCACAGGGTAAAAAAAAGGTACGTATCATCGGTGGTAACGGTGAGTATAAAATTCTAGATAGCGGTGATGCGAAAATTATGCGACTGGAAATCTATGGGAATGAAGTGACTGTAATCGGGCGCAGAGTAGGAACCACATCGTTCACAATAACAGATGCAAAAAATCAGGTATCGAAACAAATCACAGTGGACATCCTTCCAGGCGAGCCACAGTATATGAACTTGGGGCGCGACTATGGAGTTTGGACACATTTCGGAGAAATGGTCGGTGAAGGGGCGGCAGCTATCAAAGAGAAGACCAATAACTTTAAACTGACCCAGATGACTTGGGAAACTGTGACACGCATAGATGAGACGAATTGGTTGCAGACCTTTATGGGAAAAGAGGGATACTTTATTCTTCGCGGTGGTGACTGGGAAGGAAATAAAGGACGTCAGATGGAACTGGTTGGCATTAGTGATAAATTAAAACTAAGAACTGGACATGGCGCTTTCGAACTTGGAAAATGGATGCATATCGCTCTTGTGGTTGATTGTTCGAAAGGAAAAGACGATTATAACGAGAAATATAAGCTTTACGTTAACGGTAAACAAGTGAAGTGGGACGATCAGCATCGGACTGACATAGATTATCAGGAAATAGACCTTTGTGCAGGGAATGATGGTGGTAAAATCTCAATCGGAAGAGCGTCGGATGACAGACGTTTCCTTTGCGGTGCTTTGCGTGAAGCACGTATTTGGAATGTTTGCCGTACAGTCGAACAGTTGAAAGCCAATGCAACAGAGCTTCAAGAGGAACATCCGGATGGATTACTGGCACGCTGGATATTTTCACCGGGAGCTTCAACTACTTATGTGGAAGATGCCACTAATGCCGATTATGATTTGGTGATGCATATCTGTAAATACAACAATTGGACTGAAACGGATTTCCCATTGGAGAGATTTGGCGATGCTGCTGAGATTGTGATACCTTTTAACTAATTATTTTAAATGAAAGGAAATATGAAAGCGATATATAAGTTATTTATTTTCAATTTATTCACGTTGCTGGCACTGAGTGCCTGCAACGATGAAGACTCTGTAGATGATGTTATTGTAGCAGGCGATAACATCTCTCCGGTCAGTTCGTTCTCGGTAGAGACTACTGATGCCGACAATGAATTGTTAGTGAAATGGGTATGTCCGCTCAATCGCGACTTAGATATGGTGGAGATCTCTTATAGAGATGTGTCGGAAGAGGTGACTCGCTCTGTGTACTCTCCTGGTTGTATTACAATTCCCGCAGAGAGTGGTGCCTCATGTGAATATTTGATTACAGTTCCTTATTTTTCACTCTATGAAGTATCGGCTGTGGCTATCAGTAAAAGCGGAAAGCGTTCTGTAGTGGAAAATAGACGTCTGACTCCTTATCGCGAGAAAGAAGAAGAGGTGGAATTGGAATTACCTGCAATGCTGAGCCGTACTCATTCTTACATGACTACTATTATTGATCTTTATTTCGGTAAGAGTTCGCGTAGTTGCTGGAGGAGCAACTATCCGTACAACGGTGGCGCTTACTGGGATGGCGATGCTTTAGTGTGGGGACAAGGTGCCGGATTATCAGCCTTTGTTGCCATGCGTGAAGCTGCTATGGAAAGTGAAGTAGAGAACATTTATGCGGCAATGGACGAGATGATGTTTAAAGGAATTCAGAATTTCTATAAAAAAGACCATAATATATGGGCATATTCTTGTTATCCTGCGGCAGGCAACGAACGTTACTATGACGATAACGTATGGATTGGATTGGACATGGCGGATTGGTATGGTCTGACTAAAGAAATGCGTTACCTGACGCAGGCTGAAGCTGTATGGCGTTATCTGATAGACCATGGGTGGGATGAGACTTGTGGCGGTGGCGTTCATTGGAGAGAACTGAACTCACATACTA
The Bacteroides caecimuris DNA segment above includes these coding regions:
- a CDS encoding BT_3987 domain-containing protein — encoded protein: MTQFRYKKYRLIGVVLVLLSFGLGACDRLEDELFEKNSYIVRNGWQDYELTVTEDNMAVLPIYFGVNGTSANDKDITVTMEVDQDTLDRYNWEKYKNQTSLYYKILSPETYVFDNSSWTIPRGELNASAYITIDLTKISQVGSLYDDYVLPLRISSSIGEPMGKSKYTKVLAHIGFKNNYSGIYSGKGVVTQQGTSYTTETTSTHLYAINNDVCYMFVGEKTRLNTADYLDYVVEIHRDMFGNITLVSKNPDLQFNPYSAKLTRKYTHNYTDQRYYTEVTTIEMSYAYVDNTQGEPLKMTFDGTFSMSRDVLRVEYPDVDVEE
- a CDS encoding LamG-like jellyroll fold domain-containing protein, producing the protein MKIVKYFFFASLLALGACGDDDNNKDNGTLADVVELKVDLTDISIAQGDERIVNILSGNGEYVVVSANDKVVTAEVEGNTVKLKALERDNHAQSVVYLTDKYEQRVKIMVTTAATFDLKLSQTLFTLYSQVEGADEAEVRIYTGNGGYTVGFHQEEGEIAVPDCIQLYTDALEETEKFRIKGIAQGSAELEVKDRQGKTAYVTVNVIAPKPILTDADEDGVTINGAQGKKKVRIIGGNGEYKILDSGDAKIMRLEIYGNEVTVIGRRVGTTSFTITDAKNQVSKQITVDILPGEPQYMNLGRDYGVWTHFGEMVGEGAAAIKEKTNNFKLTQMTWETVTRIDETNWLQTFMGKEGYFILRGGDWEGNKGRQMELVGISDKLKLRTGHGAFELGKWMHIALVVDCSKGKDDYNEKYKLYVNGKQVKWDDQHRTDIDYQEIDLCAGNDGGKISIGRASDDRRFLCGALREARIWNVCRTVEQLKANATELQEEHPDGLLARWIFSPGASTTYVEDATNADYDLVMHICKYNNWTETDFPLERFGDAAEIVIPFN
- a CDS encoding glycoside hydrolase family 76 protein; its protein translation is MKAIYKLFIFNLFTLLALSACNDEDSVDDVIVAGDNISPVSSFSVETTDADNELLVKWVCPLNRDLDMVEISYRDVSEEVTRSVYSPGCITIPAESGASCEYLITVPYFSLYEVSAVAISKSGKRSVVENRRLTPYREKEEEVELELPAMLSRTHSYMTTIIDLYFGKSSRSCWRSNYPYNGGAYWDGDALVWGQGAGLSAFVAMREAAMESEVENIYAAMDEMMFKGIQNFYKKDHNIWAYSCYPAAGNERYYDDNVWIGLDMADWYGLTKEMRYLTQAEAVWRYLIDHGWDETCGGGVHWRELNSHTTSKHSCSTAPTAVLGCKLYLLTGEQEYLDWAIKCYDYMLNVLQDKSDHLFYDNVRPGKDDPNQPGDIEKNKYSYNSGQPLQAACLLYKITGEQKYLDEAYAIAESCHKKWFIPYRSKELDLTFNIFAPKQDMWFNTIMCRGFFELYSIDNNRKYVDDIEKSMIHAWESSCHQSNNLLNDDDLRGGTTKTSWEIRMQGALVELYARLAVLERENR